A genome region from Frankineae bacterium MT45 includes the following:
- a CDS encoding K(+)-stimulated pyrophosphate-energized sodium pump — MAIRDLTTVTVVRVDPGISSGDKVWVIAIGVIALAALAFAYFLSREVLAADTGTPKMVEIAKAVQEGAAAYLNRQFRTLAIFATIVFVVLLVLPVNHGGFSVQFGRALFFIVGAVFSAAVGYIGMTLATRANVRVAAAARGGGRERGFHVAFRTGGIVGMLTVGLGLLGASVVLFIYNSNAPTVLEGFGFGGALLAMFMRVGGGIFTKAADVGADLVGKVEAGIPEDDPRNAATIADNVGDNVGDCAGMAADLFESYAVTLVAALILGQSAFGSKGLLLPLLIGAVGIISSVVGILTTKLRAADRTGLVPINRGFFITAAVSLILVAIVAFTYLPATFSELNGSDPGTGNPRVIAFVAVLIGIVLAVVIQQLTGYFTDTIRRPVTDVAKASLTGPATVILSGISLGLESAVYSAIVIGAAVYGAFLLGAGSTFVALYAVALAGCGLLTTAGVIVAMDTFGPVSDNAQGIAEMSGDIDEKGARVLTDLDAVGNTTKAITKGIAIATAVLAATALFGSFNKAFTDALNQARGVTVTLLNNVTVVQVPGGKLTSLSFNLDLSQPNNLVGVIIGAAVVFFFSGLAIRAVERAAGRVVYEVREQFRTKPGIMDFTEKPDYGRVVDICTKDSLRELATPGVLAILAPIGVGFLLGIGPLAGYLAGAIGAGVLMAIYLANSGGAWDNAKKMVEDGAFGGKGSESHAATVIGDTVGDPFKDTAGPAINPLIKVMNLVAVLVAPAVVKLTVGTHASIPLRILIGVVALAIIAAAVVVAKRRVVSMGPQADSTPTPSAGPSAGSTAGGPTGHTPTHGADDDTPAATRP, encoded by the coding sequence ATGGCCATACGAGACCTGACGACCGTGACCGTAGTCCGGGTGGATCCCGGGATATCGAGTGGCGACAAGGTGTGGGTGATAGCGATCGGCGTCATCGCCCTCGCGGCCCTCGCCTTCGCCTACTTCCTGTCACGGGAGGTGCTCGCGGCCGATACCGGCACGCCGAAGATGGTGGAGATCGCCAAGGCGGTGCAGGAGGGCGCGGCGGCGTATCTGAACCGTCAGTTCCGGACCCTGGCCATCTTCGCGACGATCGTCTTCGTGGTGCTGCTGGTCCTGCCGGTGAACCATGGTGGGTTCAGCGTGCAGTTCGGACGGGCCCTCTTCTTCATCGTCGGCGCCGTCTTCTCGGCGGCCGTGGGCTACATCGGCATGACGCTGGCCACCCGGGCCAACGTGCGGGTGGCGGCGGCGGCGCGTGGCGGCGGTCGTGAGCGTGGCTTCCACGTCGCGTTCCGCACCGGCGGCATCGTCGGCATGCTCACCGTCGGCCTGGGCCTGCTCGGCGCCAGCGTCGTCCTCTTCATCTACAACAGCAACGCCCCGACGGTGCTCGAAGGCTTCGGCTTCGGCGGCGCGCTGCTGGCCATGTTCATGCGAGTCGGCGGCGGCATCTTCACAAAGGCGGCCGACGTCGGTGCCGACCTGGTCGGCAAGGTCGAGGCCGGCATCCCCGAGGACGACCCGCGCAACGCGGCCACCATCGCCGACAACGTGGGCGACAACGTCGGTGACTGCGCCGGCATGGCGGCTGACCTCTTCGAGTCCTACGCGGTCACGCTCGTCGCGGCCCTCATCCTCGGCCAGTCGGCCTTCGGGTCGAAGGGCCTGCTCCTCCCGCTGCTCATCGGAGCGGTGGGGATCATCAGCTCCGTCGTCGGCATCCTGACGACCAAGCTGCGGGCGGCCGACCGCACCGGCCTGGTGCCGATCAACCGTGGCTTCTTCATCACCGCCGCCGTCTCGCTGATCCTGGTCGCGATCGTCGCCTTCACCTATCTGCCGGCCACCTTCTCCGAGCTGAACGGCTCCGACCCTGGCACCGGCAACCCGCGGGTCATCGCCTTCGTCGCCGTCCTCATCGGCATCGTGCTGGCGGTGGTCATCCAGCAGCTCACCGGCTACTTCACCGACACCATCCGGCGCCCGGTCACCGACGTCGCCAAGGCGTCGCTCACCGGCCCGGCGACCGTCATCCTCTCCGGCATCTCGCTCGGGCTGGAGTCGGCCGTCTACTCGGCCATCGTCATCGGGGCCGCGGTTTACGGGGCGTTCCTCCTCGGCGCCGGCAGCACCTTCGTCGCCCTCTACGCCGTCGCCCTCGCCGGCTGCGGGCTCCTCACCACGGCCGGTGTCATCGTGGCCATGGACACCTTCGGCCCGGTGAGCGACAACGCGCAGGGGATCGCGGAGATGAGCGGTGACATCGACGAGAAGGGCGCCCGCGTCCTCACCGACCTCGACGCCGTCGGCAACACCACCAAGGCGATCACCAAGGGCATCGCGATCGCCACCGCCGTCCTCGCGGCGACGGCGCTCTTCGGCTCCTTCAACAAGGCCTTCACCGACGCGCTGAACCAGGCTCGTGGCGTCACGGTGACGCTGCTGAACAACGTCACCGTGGTGCAGGTGCCGGGCGGGAAGCTGACCTCGCTCTCCTTCAACCTGGACCTCTCGCAGCCGAACAACCTGGTCGGCGTGATCATCGGTGCCGCGGTCGTCTTCTTCTTCAGCGGCCTGGCGATCCGGGCCGTCGAGCGGGCGGCCGGACGGGTCGTCTACGAGGTTCGCGAGCAGTTCCGCACGAAGCCCGGAATCATGGACTTCACCGAGAAGCCGGACTACGGACGGGTCGTCGACATCTGCACCAAGGACTCGCTGCGTGAGCTGGCGACCCCCGGGGTGCTGGCCATTCTGGCGCCGATCGGCGTCGGCTTCCTGCTTGGCATCGGCCCGCTGGCCGGTTACCTGGCCGGCGCCATCGGGGCCGGTGTGCTGATGGCGATCTACCTGGCCAACTCCGGTGGGGCCTGGGACAACGCGAAGAAGATGGTGGAGGACGGGGCCTTCGGCGGCAAGGGCAGCGAGTCGCATGCGGCCACCGTCATCGGTGACACGGTCGGTGACCCGTTCAAGGACACCGCCGGCCCGGCCATCAACCCGCTGATCAAGGTGATGAACCTGGTGGCGGTCCTCGTCGCCCCGGCCGTCGTGAAGCTGACCGTGGGGACGCACGCCTCGATTCCGCTGCGCATCCTCATCGGCGTCGTGGCGCTGGCGATCATCGCGGCGGCCGTCGTGGTGGCCAAGCGCCGGGTCGTCTCGATGGGGCCGCAGGCCGACTCGACACCGACGCCCAGCGCCGGACCGAGCGCTGGCTCAACCGCAGGCGGGCCGACGGGTCACACCCCGACGCACGGTGCCGACGACGACACTCCGGCGGCCACCCGCCCGTAG
- a CDS encoding anti-sigma B factor antagonist has translation MEISLNTAVSEVASVLDVRGDVDFYSAPALRERLTELLETGEQPVVVDLSGVGFIDSTGLGALVAALNLANERSRAMPIVTNQERVTKLFRITGLEGVFAMSDSLEGALASVADA, from the coding sequence GTGGAGATCTCGCTGAACACCGCAGTATCCGAGGTTGCGTCCGTCCTCGACGTTCGCGGCGACGTGGACTTCTACTCGGCCCCGGCGCTGCGCGAGAGATTGACCGAGCTGCTGGAGACGGGTGAGCAGCCGGTGGTGGTCGACCTCTCCGGCGTCGGGTTCATCGACTCGACCGGCCTCGGGGCGTTGGTGGCGGCGCTGAATCTGGCCAACGAGCGGTCCCGGGCGATGCCGATCGTCACCAACCAGGAGCGGGTCACCAAACTCTTCCGGATCACCGGGCTGGAGGGCGTCTTCGCCATGTCCGACAGCCTCGAGGGCGCGCTGGCCAGCGTCGCCGACGCCTGA
- a CDS encoding DEAD/DEAH box helicase domain-containing protein: protein MPGLTASELLARLSVPARAQSLTHVETIPAQAAQTTAWPNWVPDELRERYIADGITEPWLHQSEAAEAAHRGENVVIATTTASGKSLAYQLPALTALAADDRARVLYLSPTKALAADQLRSLQGLGLSGVRAATYDGDTPLGERDWVRAHANWILTNPDMLHRGILAQHDRWASYLRRLRYVVIDECHTYRGVFGSHVCLVLRRLRRLCQRYGSAPVFILASATSRDPATSASRLIGQPVTCVQRDTAPHGERLVALWEPPLTGLIGENGAPLRRSAGAQTSELLADLVISGARTLAFVRSRRGAELTALGAQRALAEAGADELVERVSGYRGGYLREERRSIEKALTNGELLGVAATNALELGLDISGLDAVLIAGFPGTLASFWQQAGRAGRSGRDALVVFVARDDPLDTYLVHHPPAVFGRPIESSVFDPANPYVLGPQLCCAAAEQPITEADLPLFGGEVARTVLDELVAAGQLRARPAGWFWTSRERPTADIRGTGGDPISIVEAATGALLGTVDAGVAHASVHPGAVYLHLGRSYLVEELDLDRSAALVRADSPYYSTNARDTTDIAIVSVQASSRAGAVGTYFGTVDVTNQVVSFQRRRLDSGELIDETPLDLPPRQLRTRAVWYTISADALRTLGESLDLAGSAHAAEHAAIGLLPLYATCDRWDIGGVSTALHPDTGEATIFVYDGHPGGAGFAERGYALLPEWLAATHTAIGACECREGCPSCVQSPKCGNGNEPLDKSGAISLLALVLRELASAAGE from the coding sequence GTGCCTGGGTTGACCGCGTCGGAGCTCCTGGCCCGTCTGAGCGTCCCGGCCCGCGCGCAGTCGCTGACCCATGTCGAGACGATCCCGGCTCAGGCTGCGCAGACGACGGCCTGGCCGAATTGGGTCCCGGACGAGCTGCGCGAGCGCTACATCGCCGACGGGATCACCGAACCCTGGCTGCATCAGAGCGAGGCGGCCGAGGCCGCACACCGGGGCGAGAACGTCGTCATCGCGACCACGACGGCGTCGGGCAAGTCGCTGGCCTACCAGCTTCCGGCCCTCACCGCGCTGGCCGCCGACGACCGGGCCCGGGTGCTCTACCTCTCCCCGACCAAGGCCCTGGCCGCCGATCAGCTGCGGTCGCTGCAGGGGTTGGGGCTCAGTGGCGTGCGGGCCGCCACCTACGACGGGGACACACCCCTGGGCGAGCGGGATTGGGTCCGCGCCCACGCCAACTGGATTCTCACCAACCCAGACATGCTGCATCGCGGCATCCTGGCTCAGCACGATCGCTGGGCCTCCTACCTGCGCCGGCTGCGCTACGTGGTGATCGATGAGTGCCACACCTACCGCGGCGTCTTCGGCTCCCACGTCTGCCTGGTGCTGCGGCGGCTGCGCCGCCTCTGCCAGCGCTACGGCTCGGCCCCCGTCTTCATCCTCGCCTCGGCCACCTCCCGTGACCCGGCCACCTCGGCCAGCCGCCTCATCGGCCAGCCGGTGACCTGCGTGCAGCGCGACACCGCCCCGCACGGGGAGCGGCTGGTGGCCCTCTGGGAGCCGCCGCTCACCGGCCTGATCGGCGAGAACGGGGCCCCGCTGCGGCGCAGCGCCGGCGCTCAGACCTCGGAACTGCTGGCCGACCTGGTCATCTCCGGCGCGCGCACCCTCGCCTTCGTCCGCTCCCGGCGGGGTGCTGAGCTCACCGCCCTCGGGGCGCAGCGGGCCCTGGCCGAGGCCGGGGCCGACGAGCTGGTCGAGCGGGTCAGCGGCTACCGCGGTGGCTACCTGCGCGAGGAGCGGCGCAGCATCGAGAAGGCACTGACCAACGGTGAACTGCTGGGCGTGGCCGCGACCAACGCCCTCGAACTCGGCCTGGACATCAGCGGACTGGACGCTGTTCTCATCGCCGGCTTCCCGGGCACCCTCGCCTCCTTCTGGCAGCAGGCCGGACGGGCTGGGCGCTCCGGGCGCGACGCTCTGGTCGTCTTCGTGGCCCGGGACGACCCGCTGGACACCTACCTGGTGCACCACCCGCCGGCTGTCTTCGGACGTCCGATCGAGTCGAGCGTCTTCGACCCGGCTAACCCGTACGTGCTCGGGCCGCAGCTCTGCTGTGCGGCGGCCGAGCAGCCCATCACCGAGGCCGACCTGCCGCTCTTCGGCGGCGAGGTGGCCCGCACCGTCCTGGACGAACTGGTGGCGGCCGGGCAGCTGCGGGCCCGTCCAGCCGGCTGGTTCTGGACCTCCCGCGAACGCCCGACGGCCGACATCCGCGGCACCGGGGGCGACCCGATCAGCATCGTCGAGGCGGCCACCGGCGCGCTGCTCGGGACGGTCGATGCCGGGGTCGCGCACGCCAGCGTCCACCCCGGGGCGGTCTACCTGCACCTCGGACGCTCCTACCTCGTCGAGGAGTTGGATCTGGATCGCAGTGCCGCCCTGGTGCGAGCCGACAGCCCGTATTACTCGACCAACGCCCGCGACACCACGGACATCGCGATCGTGTCGGTGCAGGCGTCGAGTCGGGCCGGAGCGGTGGGGACGTACTTCGGCACGGTGGACGTCACCAACCAGGTGGTGAGTTTCCAGCGCCGCCGGCTGGATAGCGGGGAACTCATCGACGAGACTCCGCTGGACCTGCCGCCGCGCCAGCTGCGAACCCGCGCCGTCTGGTACACGATCTCTGCGGATGCGCTGAGAACATTGGGGGAATCGCTGGATCTGGCCGGCTCCGCGCACGCGGCCGAGCACGCCGCGATCGGGCTGCTGCCGCTCTACGCGACCTGCGATCGCTGGGACATCGGCGGGGTGTCGACGGCGCTGCACCCCGACACCGGTGAGGCGACGATCTTTGTCTACGACGGTCACCCCGGCGGGGCGGGCTTCGCCGAACGCGGCTACGCGCTACTTCCGGAGTGGCTGGCGGCGACGCACACCGCCATCGGGGCCTGCGAATGTCGGGAGGGCTGCCCGTCGTGCGTGCAGTCACCCAAGTGTGGGAATGGCAATGAACCCCTCGACAAAAGCGGGGCAATCTCGCTGCTCGCGCTGGTACTCCGCGAGCTCGCCTCAGCCGCCGGCGAGTAG
- a CDS encoding Phytoene dehydrogenase-related protein yields MDVVVAGGGHNGLVAAILAAQAGRSVQLLERSDHVGGAAVSEQVFAGQPARLSRYSYLVSLFPDELLRRLGVQVELRSRAVSSYTPLLRGGRASGLLVERNAGPATEASFRELTGSGSEWRAWQQLYSELAAMARVLAPGLTRELRSRSQSRDEVVAAVGSRIWDEVVEAPIADLITSRFSDDSVRGIVATDALIGTFTSLSDPSRLANRCFLYHLIGRGTGEWLVPVGGMGALSQALLSRAVEVGVQIRTGVEVRRVDEDAGGVTLRAEEAGGGELEFRAGHLLAAVAPTTLDAWRGRPSPSPEGAQLKINMLLNRLPRLKSGADPNVAFAGTTHFEEDFSQLEEAYRVAAAGEIPPLLPSEIYCHSLTDASILQGFPGHTLTLFGLHAPARLFAADPELAKQQVTQAALASLQRHLAEPLEECLARDENGWLCLDVATPVDVERSVGMPGGHIFHGDLQWPWLEDGVEPSTPAQRYGVAIEGSERILIAASGSRRGGAVSGLGGAAAVDALLAGG; encoded by the coding sequence GTGGACGTAGTGGTGGCCGGTGGAGGACACAACGGGCTGGTCGCGGCGATCCTGGCCGCCCAGGCCGGGCGCTCGGTGCAACTGCTGGAGCGCAGTGATCACGTCGGAGGGGCAGCCGTCTCCGAGCAGGTCTTCGCCGGGCAGCCGGCGCGGCTGAGCCGCTACTCCTACCTGGTCAGCCTCTTTCCGGACGAGCTGCTGCGCCGCCTCGGGGTGCAGGTCGAGCTGCGGTCACGCGCCGTCTCCTCTTATACCCCGCTGCTGCGGGGCGGACGGGCCAGCGGCCTGCTGGTCGAGCGGAACGCCGGTCCCGCCACCGAGGCCTCGTTCCGGGAGCTCACCGGGTCGGGCTCCGAGTGGCGCGCCTGGCAGCAGCTCTACTCCGAACTCGCCGCGATGGCCCGGGTGCTCGCCCCCGGGCTCACCAGAGAACTGCGGAGCCGCTCGCAGTCGCGGGACGAGGTAGTGGCGGCCGTCGGCTCGCGGATCTGGGACGAGGTCGTCGAGGCCCCGATCGCCGACCTGATCACCAGCCGGTTCAGCGACGACTCGGTGCGCGGGATCGTGGCCACCGACGCCCTGATCGGCACCTTCACCTCGCTGAGCGACCCGAGCCGGCTGGCCAACCGCTGCTTTCTGTACCACCTGATCGGGCGGGGGACCGGCGAGTGGCTGGTCCCGGTCGGGGGGATGGGTGCCCTCTCGCAGGCCCTCCTCAGCCGGGCGGTCGAAGTCGGGGTGCAGATCCGGACCGGTGTCGAGGTCCGCCGCGTCGACGAGGACGCGGGCGGGGTGACATTGCGGGCTGAGGAGGCCGGTGGTGGCGAGCTGGAGTTTCGGGCCGGTCACCTGCTGGCGGCGGTGGCCCCGACCACCCTGGACGCCTGGCGCGGCCGACCGAGCCCCAGTCCCGAGGGGGCGCAGCTGAAGATCAACATGCTCCTGAACCGGCTACCCCGGCTGAAGTCAGGCGCCGATCCGAATGTCGCCTTCGCCGGCACCACCCACTTCGAGGAGGACTTCAGCCAGCTGGAGGAGGCCTACCGGGTAGCCGCGGCCGGCGAGATCCCCCCACTCCTGCCGTCCGAGATCTACTGCCACTCACTCACCGATGCCTCGATTCTGCAGGGATTTCCTGGGCATACCCTCACCCTCTTCGGCCTACACGCGCCGGCCCGCCTCTTCGCAGCCGACCCGGAACTGGCGAAGCAGCAGGTCACCCAGGCGGCGCTCGCCTCGCTGCAGCGGCACCTGGCCGAACCGCTGGAGGAGTGTCTGGCCCGCGACGAGAACGGCTGGCTCTGCCTCGACGTGGCCACGCCGGTGGACGTCGAGCGGAGCGTGGGGATGCCGGGTGGCCATATTTTCCATGGTGATCTGCAGTGGCCCTGGCTCGAAGACGGGGTGGAGCCGTCGACACCGGCCCAGCGTTACGGCGTCGCCATCGAGGGGAGCGAGCGCATCCTCATCGCGGCCAGCGGCTCCCGGCGGGGTGGTGCAGTCTCAGGCCTCGGCGGGGCGGCCGCGGTCGACGCGCTACTCGCCGGCGGCTGA
- a CDS encoding propionyl-CoA carboxylase carboxyltransferase subunit yields the protein MTAEALPEAPDPHTTAGKLADLERRYDEAVHAGSARAVERQHAKGKKTARERIEALLDEGSFIEMDEFARHRSTVFGMEKNRPFGDGVVTGYGTVDGRPVCVFSQDVTVFGGALGEVYGEKIVKVLDLALKTGCPVVGINEGGGARIQEGVASLGLYGEIFMRNVRASGVVPQISLIMGAAAGGHVYSPALTDFIVMVDKTSQMFITGPDVVKTVTGEDVTLEELGGARTHNTTSGNAHYLGTDEDDAINYVKSLLSYLPSNNLDALPTYDADVADTVTDEDAFLDTFIPDSANQPYDMHELITHILDDEDFLEVHALFAPNIIVGFGRIEGSPVGIVANQPMHFAGCLDIDASEKAARFVRTCDAFNIPVITLVDVPGFLPGVSQEHTGIIRRGAKLIYAYCEATVPKITVITRKAFGGAYDVMGSKHLGADINVAWPTAQIAVMGAQGAANILYRKEIAASEDPEALRAQVVTDYEDTLVNPYVAAERGYIDSVIPPSHTRAYIIKSLRMLSNKRESLPPKKHGNIPL from the coding sequence GTGACTGCTGAAGCCCTCCCAGAGGCCCCCGATCCGCACACCACCGCTGGAAAGCTGGCCGACCTCGAGCGCCGCTACGACGAGGCGGTGCACGCCGGATCCGCTCGCGCGGTCGAGCGGCAGCACGCGAAGGGCAAGAAGACCGCCCGCGAGCGCATCGAAGCCCTGCTCGACGAGGGCTCCTTCATCGAGATGGACGAGTTCGCCCGGCACCGCTCGACCGTCTTCGGGATGGAGAAGAACCGCCCGTTCGGCGACGGCGTGGTCACCGGCTACGGCACGGTCGACGGACGCCCGGTCTGCGTCTTCAGCCAGGACGTGACGGTCTTCGGCGGCGCGCTCGGCGAGGTCTACGGCGAGAAGATCGTCAAGGTGCTGGACCTGGCCCTGAAGACGGGCTGCCCAGTCGTAGGCATCAACGAGGGTGGTGGCGCGCGCATCCAGGAGGGTGTCGCCTCGCTCGGCCTCTACGGCGAGATCTTCATGCGCAACGTGCGGGCCTCCGGGGTCGTCCCGCAGATCTCGCTCATCATGGGCGCGGCGGCCGGCGGGCACGTCTACTCCCCCGCCCTCACCGACTTCATCGTCATGGTCGACAAGACCTCGCAGATGTTCATCACCGGCCCGGACGTCGTGAAGACGGTCACCGGTGAGGACGTCACGCTGGAGGAGCTCGGCGGCGCCCGCACCCACAACACGACTAGCGGGAACGCGCACTACCTCGGCACCGACGAGGACGACGCGATCAACTACGTGAAGAGCCTGCTCTCGTACCTGCCGAGCAACAACCTGGACGCGCTGCCGACCTATGACGCCGACGTGGCCGACACCGTCACCGACGAGGACGCGTTCCTGGACACCTTCATTCCGGACTCGGCCAACCAGCCCTACGACATGCACGAGCTCATCACGCACATCCTGGATGACGAGGACTTCCTCGAGGTGCATGCGCTCTTTGCGCCGAACATCATCGTCGGGTTCGGGCGGATCGAGGGTTCACCGGTCGGCATCGTGGCCAACCAGCCGATGCACTTCGCCGGCTGCCTGGACATCGACGCGTCGGAGAAGGCGGCGCGTTTCGTGCGCACCTGCGATGCCTTCAACATCCCGGTGATCACCTTGGTCGACGTCCCCGGCTTCCTCCCCGGTGTCAGCCAGGAGCACACCGGCATCATCCGCCGCGGCGCGAAGCTCATCTACGCCTACTGCGAGGCGACGGTTCCGAAGATCACCGTCATCACCCGCAAGGCCTTCGGTGGGGCCTATGACGTCATGGGCTCCAAGCACCTCGGGGCCGACATCAACGTCGCCTGGCCGACCGCGCAGATCGCCGTCATGGGAGCGCAGGGCGCGGCGAACATCCTTTACCGCAAGGAGATTGCGGCGTCCGAGGACCCGGAGGCGCTGCGCGCACAGGTTGTGACGGACTACGAGGACACCCTGGTCAACCCGTATGTCGCCGCCGAGCGTGGATACATCGACTCGGTGATCCCGCCTTCGCACACCCGGGCGTACATCATCAAGTCGCTGCGCATGCTCAGCAACAAGCGCGAGAGCCTGCCGCCGAAGAAGCACGGAAACATACCTCTATGA
- a CDS encoding Acyl-CoA carboxylase epsilon subunit translates to MSKHRAPDTEETVEPEATAGRPVLRIVKGEPTAEELAVVTALFSARGSAEPAEPARTRAGGWADPARLTRPQLRPGAGAWRSAR, encoded by the coding sequence ATGAGTAAGCACCGGGCGCCGGATACCGAAGAGACGGTCGAGCCTGAGGCGACCGCGGGCCGTCCCGTGCTGCGCATCGTCAAGGGCGAACCGACGGCGGAGGAACTTGCCGTGGTCACCGCACTCTTCTCGGCCCGCGGTTCAGCTGAACCGGCCGAGCCGGCTCGCACCCGCGCCGGTGGCTGGGCCGACCCGGCCCGGCTGACCCGCCCGCAGCTGCGCCCCGGTGCCGGTGCGTGGCGGAGCGCCCGCTAA
- a CDS encoding transcriptional regulator, MarR family: MTTTREETLDPLALERQVCFALSVASRGVVSVYRPLLEPMGLTHPQYLVMLALWQQQPLSVKDLSRLLALDPGTLSPLVKRLEASGYVRRERSATDERNLEITLTESGAKLREQALLIPAAVMQRLQIDLPELEQLHASLTRVIAAVKAGD, from the coding sequence ATGACGACCACACGCGAGGAGACCCTCGACCCACTGGCCCTGGAGCGGCAGGTCTGCTTCGCCCTGTCGGTCGCATCTCGGGGCGTCGTCTCGGTGTACCGGCCGCTGCTGGAGCCGATGGGGCTCACGCACCCGCAGTACCTGGTGATGCTGGCCCTCTGGCAGCAGCAGCCACTCTCGGTGAAGGACCTTAGCCGCCTACTTGCCCTTGACCCGGGCACGCTCTCGCCGCTGGTGAAGCGTCTTGAGGCGTCGGGCTATGTGCGCCGTGAACGCAGCGCCACTGACGAGCGGAACCTGGAGATCACCCTCACCGAGAGCGGAGCGAAACTGCGCGAACAGGCGTTGCTGATCCCGGCCGCCGTCATGCAGCGGCTACAGATCGACCTGCCCGAGCTGGAGCAGCTGCATGCCAGCTTGACTCGGGTCATCGCTGCCGTGAAGGCCGGCGACTGA
- a CDS encoding Conserved protein containing a Zn-ribbon-like motif, possibly RNA-binding: MLFTHDTEHALAGAAALVNTDQAEADLLGDVAALAAFVAEWGWTGELRHDEAELAAVRALRPRLRQLWHLNEPDAAELVNELLRETNALPQLVRHDAWDYHLHATPPDAPLADRMAVEAAMAMIDVIRQKELPRLQVCAAADCGDVLVDFSKNRSRRFCSTSCSNRTNVAAFRARKASE, from the coding sequence ATGCTTTTTACTCATGACACTGAGCATGCGCTCGCCGGCGCCGCGGCTCTGGTGAACACCGACCAGGCCGAGGCTGATCTTCTCGGCGACGTCGCCGCCCTGGCCGCCTTCGTAGCGGAGTGGGGCTGGACCGGCGAGCTGCGTCACGACGAGGCGGAGCTGGCTGCGGTGCGGGCCCTGCGCCCCCGGCTGCGTCAGCTCTGGCACCTGAACGAGCCTGATGCCGCCGAGCTGGTCAACGAGCTGCTGCGCGAGACGAACGCGCTGCCGCAGCTGGTGCGTCACGACGCTTGGGACTACCACCTGCACGCGACGCCGCCGGACGCGCCGCTGGCTGACCGAATGGCGGTGGAGGCGGCGATGGCGATGATCGACGTCATCCGCCAGAAGGAACTGCCCCGGCTGCAGGTCTGCGCGGCGGCCGACTGCGGGGATGTGCTGGTCGACTTCTCCAAGAACCGGTCCCGCCGTTTCTGCAGTACCTCGTGCTCGAACCGCACCAACGTCGCCGCCTTCCGGGCCCGCAAGGCAAGCGAGTAG
- a CDS encoding Threonine/homoserine efflux transporter RhtA, giving the protein MSQRLGRSAGLTLAALSAATFGTSGSFGSSLIEVGWTPGAAVTARIIIAALVLTPFALRQLHGQWGMLWAARRSVAAFGLVAVAGCQLFYFNALQHLSVGVALLLEYLGTILVVGWLWIAHGHRPRRLTVIGGFTAIAGLVLVLNLAGSQLIDPVGLLWGLAAAVGLAVYFVVSSHEGSPVPPLVLAWSGMCVGALGLLLLDVTGALPVHAPMVDVTLFSHQVSWIVPILGLALLAGAFAYVCGIGAARLLGAKVSSFAGLTEVLFAVIFAWILLGQVPAPVQFVGGALMLAGVTLVRIDELRSPTVEPILDVDPIPSTDPVPSIDPNVESILDIVPGDGLRRQRDLVEVAPVQRHRGDQ; this is encoded by the coding sequence ATGTCCCAGCGGCTCGGTCGCAGCGCCGGCTTGACGCTAGCGGCGCTCTCCGCAGCAACCTTCGGCACCTCCGGCTCCTTCGGATCGTCGCTGATCGAGGTCGGCTGGACGCCCGGCGCCGCCGTCACGGCGCGAATCATCATCGCCGCTCTGGTCCTGACCCCGTTCGCGCTGCGCCAGCTGCACGGCCAGTGGGGAATGCTCTGGGCCGCCCGCCGCAGCGTGGCCGCCTTCGGCCTGGTCGCCGTCGCCGGCTGCCAGCTCTTCTACTTCAACGCCCTGCAGCACCTGTCGGTGGGAGTCGCGCTGCTGCTCGAATACCTCGGCACCATCCTCGTCGTCGGCTGGCTCTGGATCGCCCACGGCCACCGGCCGCGGCGCCTCACGGTCATCGGCGGATTCACCGCCATCGCCGGACTCGTGCTCGTGCTCAACCTGGCCGGCTCCCAGCTCATCGACCCGGTCGGCCTCCTCTGGGGCCTGGCCGCCGCGGTGGGTCTGGCCGTCTACTTCGTCGTCTCCTCCCACGAGGGCTCACCGGTGCCGCCGCTGGTGCTGGCCTGGTCCGGAATGTGCGTCGGGGCGCTCGGACTGCTCCTCCTCGACGTCACCGGCGCACTGCCGGTACATGCCCCGATGGTCGACGTGACCCTCTTCTCCCACCAGGTGAGCTGGATCGTCCCGATTCTCGGCCTGGCCCTGCTCGCGGGCGCCTTCGCCTACGTCTGCGGAATCGGTGCTGCACGTCTCCTCGGCGCGAAGGTCTCCTCCTTCGCCGGCCTCACCGAGGTGCTCTTCGCGGTCATCTTCGCCTGGATCCTGCTGGGGCAGGTGCCGGCGCCGGTCCAGTTCGTCGGCGGTGCCCTCATGCTGGCCGGGGTAACCCTGGTCCGCATCGACGAACTCCGCTCACCGACCGTCGAACCGATCCTGGACGTCGACCCCATCCCGAGCACCGATCCCGTCCCGAGCATCGACCCGAACGTCGAATCGATCCTGGACATCGTTCCCGGCGACGGACTCCGGCGTCAGCGCGACCTCGTCGAGGTGGCGCCGGTGCAGCGCCACCGCGGCGACCAGTAG